The DNA sequence AATGAAAGGCCTGGGCTTCAAAGAGCTGCTTATTAAATGTGCCTTAAGATGAAATCAATACCAGATGTGACCAAACGGCTGCAGTTAAAATTCCTCGTTCTTTCTTTCTGTGTTCACCCACCCCTTTCTTTTTCCTCTCATCTCAACTCCAAACTTGCTGCTATTGTAAATAACTTACAGTGAACATCGAAGTCTTACAGAGACCAATACAACTAGAGTcaaaaaacacatcaaacatcCTACAAGAACATGAAACCCTGTGAGAGTGTCAACTCTTTGTGAGCTTTTTAGCTAATTAGAAAAAAGCACCAAACCTAAGATCTCATGTCAGAATTGAAGGTTTACCTGTAGTTGCCTTTTTTACGCAATTGTTCCTTGAAGTGCCCGAGCGTGAGGGTGTGTGTTTTCATCATTCGTCGGTATGGGATCTCCTCGCCGCAGAAGAAGTATGTAACCACCGTCTCTGAGCCCAAACTACTGTGGCAACCTGACAACTTTTTTGGATCTTTCGATCTGTAAAGACAAAACAGAGATGAGTACATTCATAAAGACAGTCACAGCTGAGGAACATGTTAAGTAGGCATAAAAAAGAACAAGAAATGccatttgcaatgcatttaaCTACTGTAACGAGACATTTCTAAATGAAAGACAATATTCAGTCTTGATTTCATCCATCAGGACTTGGTTGGATTGTGAATAGTAGGCTataatattattggttaatatagTTTTCATCAACCCATGTGAACAGTCATTCCAGAGATGGAGAAAGTTCTTACATTTTGATgaattctttagaataacatgcacaatgattttatttataaaaatgtattttgtgtaatCTTTAAACATGCATGAATACTGGACTAGGTTCAGCTGAGTCCTCAAGATACACTAAAACACCACAGTAGTATTTGAATCAACAGAGCTGTTTCGAACGCAGTGCGTtttttgaagtgatccagtcagaAATGAGTGAAGCAATTGATGGAGATAAAGGACTGTCACTGTTAGCTCATTCATGCCCTTCATTGGCCTCTTTCTCCTCTTTGTAGAGGCACTTCAAAAAGCGGCACGCCAGCATTAGAAAGCTGCTGGACTGAAGGTCAGCCAATTAAAAATTATAACGCATGCTTTGCTATCAGGTGGCCAATTTACTGGACTTTCAATGCTGGCATAGGCCGGAGAGCAAGAAGGAGGACACCAGGATTTCTGAAGGAGGAGAAACTGCAGGCTCCAAAGCACCCGATGGCAGTCACATCACATGcatgcttttgtttttgtgtcatatATTATAGATAAATATGACGAGAGATACGTACTCGTCTGTTTGAAGTGCTGGACTGCCGTTCTGCACAGGCACAGGGTGAGTCTTGTCTCTTTGAAGGTTTGATGTTGAATGCCTGTAAAACCCAACCCACAAACCAATAGTTCTTCAAACAAGACAGTTTTTAACTCAAACATTATTACAGAGTGTTGAAAGAGGTGTGGACTGGAAATCAAACCTCTGTTTTGGGGGTTTGGAGACTTCCTCCAGGCGTCTACAGGCCTCTTCCAGCTGTGCCAGGGTGTTTGGAGGGGGTAGAGGGGGCATGGCAGGGTCTTGGACGAAGGGGTGGGCGGGCTGGTGGGCACGGAGATGCCCGCTACTTCCGCCACCTCCCCAGGTGGGCGTGCGGGCAGATTCCAAACCATGCAATTTCTTTGCATTTTGAGTGCTGCAGAGACCAACAAATTGACACCATGTAAGTACACTGCACAAAGCTTTTATACAGAACTAGGGTTATTATCGAAGCTATGACCATAGAGTTGTGAGACAGACCTGTGGGGCTTGTGCTTTGTCTGTCTGCCACTCTCTAGGATCCACTGCCAGACATTCTGCGAGCGGTCTGTACTATCATTGGGCAGTTGTAGAAGGCTGCTCTCCGATCCTTCCATGTTGACTTCCCCTCCAGATTTACACAGACGCTTGGATAAAGAGCTGGAATGCCTTATGGTGGAAAAGGAAAGAGATAGTTTATATAAAAAAGCATCTATAGGACAGCACACTTTTAAAGAacaatgaaatattaaaaataaattaaaaaaaagctgcAGTTTACCCCAAGGCCACTTCTGAAGGGCTGCCACACTGGTCCCTGCCTAGACTCCGGCTGCGGATGTAAGGGGCCGAGCAGCATTCGGGGGCTCCGTTACACAGGCACTGCACCCGTTGGGTCGCCTCCGCCTCAATCTGCTCCTTGCTTTTGAGACCGGCGTGGTGGTGGATGTAGTGGTGATGGATGTGCTTGGTGGACTGTCTGGATATGGTCCTGGCTGGCCCGTATCCATTTGAGGAGCCAGACTGGGATCGGACACCAGGACTTCCTCGAGGCAGAGGGCGCTGTTCTGGAGAGTGGGAGCGTGGGGAATGCTGAACCATGCCTGGAGACTGACAGCCAGGGGTCTTGAGGACTCTGGAGAGGTGCTCATCAAGGATAGCCTGGGGGTCTTCATCGCAGGACCCAGGAGGGAGCAGAGGCAAAGAGTGAGACGCACTGCTGCCAGACATTTCTGACTCATCCCGCTCCTCCTCCTAGGCATAGACACAGACATGCCATTTTACAAACACTTGCATACTGGCAAACATTCAAGAAAACTTGCAACAAGTGGACAGCCAAAACAGATGAATCTGAAATGAGTCTCCTGTGGCCAATCTTGATCAGATCTTTTTGGGCCTCTGATTCTATGACTGCATAAATAACCTCTGCTGTTGTCTGGGACTCATCAGCATGAATTAGAGTTTACACTACAAAtttgatgtggtcacatgcatttctgGCAATCTACGAATGTGGTTTGGGTGATCAGATTGCAAAACTTTTTGGACAGTATGGGCATGTAATTATCAGACCACCTGAGATGGACGTTAACAGTAGGTGTAAATGGGGCTTGAGAGACTTCCAGTAATACAAACCTCCTGAATCTGTTGCAGTCTCTCCTCCAGGGAGCTCATCGTCTCCTGTTCCCGTTTGAGCCGCTCCAGTCTGGCAATCAGCTGTGCCGCAAATGCAGCCGGCTCCACAGGAGTCATCTCCTTAGGTGGCCGCCGTGTCCTCTGTacaaccagagagagagagagagagagagattgagattcGCGAGATGGCTAGGCAGGAGAGTAGAATTTGATTTCTACAGCTGCTGTCAGTGCAAGTCTACTGTCCACCCAACACACACATATGTCAACACACAACCCATTCCACTGGCATGGACCACTGCCGGCATGAGCAGTTGGTCACGCTCTAAGGAGCCTCGGCTTGTTCCCTCTGTAGTGCAACCAAGCCATCAGCCTGGCCTGTGAAGTCAGGCAGCTTCAAAGAGCCCTCGTCAAATATCAAATGCTCACCAGGGGCGGCAGGGACACTGGCTTTACATCTAGCAATAAAAGTCACATATCGACAGGGGGGGAAGAGGAGGGAGGTGAAGTAAAAAAGGAAAGAGAGGGGGATTAAAAGAAGAGAAAGTAAGATGGTGTGATGTGTGCCGCCACTAGAGGAGTCAAGCGGTGGGAGATCAGAAGCACAGAGGTAATTTATTCCCCCCCAACAACAGCGGGCACCTTTGAGCTACAGTCGCCACATTATCCTTCTTCCCCATGTGTGCGTACCACACAAGGATTTGCTATcgctttcttattatttttattattattttgtgcccTGCCTTTCTTGATTTGGCTTCCTCTTTGTGTCCTTTTCATCTCTTTGTGAAGATGATGAAGGGAGAGACGAAAGAGAGAAGAAAGCGAGACGGGCTGCTGCTGAGACTCGCAGCAGCTCCAGGCCACTGCCGCCTAAAAGCAGTTACGTCCTGGGAGAAGCAGCCATCGCTAAATCAGAGGGGAGACATTAGAAGCCagaagaaagagagaagaaagatgGAGAAAGATGACATAAGATGGCAAGGCACACAGTCAGCACAAAGACAATGAATGTTTGAGAGAGGAGAGGAGCAgtttaagaaaagacaggaagaagaaaaacaaaacagaaaggaCAGAAAGAAAGGATGAGGAGACAAGGGAAGGGCTATCACAGATTTGCTTGACTTGTTTAGCAAGTTGTCGGTCCAAACTCTCCCTCCAAAACACATCAACCAACTATCTCTCCCTTTCTTCTTTTGGGGATGGTAAAGAGGAAGCAAAGGGGGATGGAGGAATAAAAAGGGTGCAGCTCTGTTGGAAGTTGTCACTTCCCTTGAAGTCGGCCCCATTCATCATTTGATCAAAGCGCTCTCAGAGAGAGCGACAGTTGATTTTGGTGCCCCGGGATAAAACAGACTCATTTAGTGTGGTGTGGCAGTTTATTAAGAGTCATTATCCAAGAAAGAGCACAGCAACACAACTGGCTACAACTTTGAGAGGGTAATGCTTTTTAATCGGGCGTGATTGCAGAAGTGTGTGTGTAGTTCAGAAGAAGGTCACTTACGGGGAATGGAGGTAGGCACACTTGGCCGTTCATCCTCATGTTGCGTTGCATCTCTCGCTGTAGATTTTTTTTACTGCCCAGCTTGTAGGGAGGGATGCCATCTCTATcaggacacagagagagagagggggagaaagaaagagagataaagtTTACCTGCTGATCCCAGACTCGCATGTCTTGGACACCTCTTTGGCACATACAGAATGCTAATAACTTAATTCTAATGTTAAATAGTTTAATGCTCAGTATGAAATGACAGCCCAGAAAGTCCTCTAGCTCTGTGCAACCTAAAGACCCCAAGCCCCATGGCTTGTCCTTTCATCAGCACCCAGGACCCGAAGTTCTTCATCTTCCTCCATGCTAGCTATGAGTGTTCCAGAGCGCTGGTAACAGCGAGATCTTTCTCTGCTCTCTTGCCCAGCACAGATGCTCTGGGGCACACTCGAAACCAAAGGGCATTGACACAAATAAATGCCGTTACCAATTACAATAGAAAATGGCTCATGTTTCCATGAAGACTCCTAATTAATCTTATCCACAGCAGAGCATTCCTAAACATCCACTTCTTTAGTCTCGCCCTTTATTTCCTCTAAATCTTTCTCATCCTCcactctgctttttttaaagtcagGCCAGTTTCCTTTCCTCTGTTCTGACTCTGAAGTGTATGACCTAGCCCAAATGCAGTTTCCAGTATGTCTTTGAAAGCTCACAGTCATGCGCATAAAGCTCCAATCTTCATTTGGCAAGCGCTCGGCAGTCAGCCTCTGATCTCACACACATCAAAAGGCTGGTTTGTAAGATAAGGTAATGTTTGAAGTCGGCGCAGCAGCATTCCCTAGCGTCCAAGTAAATCCATAAATAAGATATAAGCAAAATTTTCCCCACTTTTCCTCCCCTCCCTTGCACCCTCCCTCCCTTTATCTGGAATTCAATTCTGATTTAGCGCCGAGCcttttaactgaaataaaaaacgcAGCTATTCAAATCAAATCGGATTCTAAACAAAGAGCAGAGCGGCTGTTTTGCCCATTCCATATTTTGTCACACTACTTCAAAGcgacacaaatacaaacaaaaactaaaaagtgCAATGGCTAAATATGGGTAAAGTATTTTGGACAGAAATGTGTGGATAAAAGCTAAACATTTTCAAGTAACAGCTCTGTTAAATGTTCATATTTCTTGCTCATTTAAGGTGTTAAAAACTGATGAGAGAATAAACTGATGTGGTCAACTCTACCCAACTAGAAATAATatggtttttaaagttaaaagtattaattttaaaagaatacTTTGAGATATCACGCAAGATGATTTCAGTTTAGTACGAAGACGAGTCACCTAAAAAGGTGTTGCACATTTTGCAAAAGAAAGAGACCCAACCAAGCATGCGGCACTACCAAAATATTAATCTTCAGTTCAATCAGCCCACTGTCCACATACACCCGTTGCGTCCAGAGCTTTGAGGTGTCACAGGCTGGCCCTGCTTTATGGGAATCTCCTATTCACTTGTGCAAGTAATTTTCAAAGCATCCAGCCACCCTCTTATCCCTCTAAGCTCCCGGGGCCTAACAATGGGCTGAAAGCGATTCAGTTAAGCCTTTCATCCAGCATGCACTTTATTTCTCACTCTCTGCACTTAGCTATGCACTCACACAATTGGCTCTGCCGCAAACACAGAGGGGGAGGGCTGCTTTCAGAGGTGGGGCTGAATGGGTGGTGTGTGAGGGTCTGGGGGATGGGGGGTCCCAAACACCATAATCCCAGGTGACCTGCTCTTGTGCTCCAGAAATGGCTACCCCTCTCCAAGACCTAGCTGACACCGGATCCCTCCATTCCAGGGCTGGTGTGCTCGGACCCAAACCTCCATGCAAGTCGAGATTCCTTTAATTTACTGCCAAAGCACCTAAAAGAGTGTCTTATTGTCCACATGGCAAGTTGACCCCTCCTTTTTACCCAGGACAATAGGGAAACCAATAAATAATGACGATGTCTTTGCCAACAATGTTGTACAAAGCATAAAAAGAAAGCCCTGTTAGATCAAAGCTCTGAAGCACAAGAACATGGTCGGAAACATGGAGGAAAACCTGGCCTGTTTCATTTCCTGTtcaagaatttgcagacatgcgTCAATTAGTGCATAGAGGAAGCACATTATCTGAGCGTTCTTCTGTTGGGTCCACTTTTTTCTCAAAGCTCAAACCTCAAGACTCCAGCAATGTACTAAGGACAgctcatatttaaatgcaaatgtaacatCTAAAGAATGTGTGCCATCTCATAACAAGCCTCAAAACAATATTTTACCCAATGTCAGCTAACAACCAGAGAAATTTTTTTAGCCCTTGACCATGGTCTATGGATGCACTGTCCAACACAGTTGTTGTTGTGATACTTTTCAAGATATTTATAGAAGACAATATAGCCGTGGTTCAAAACCTAGTGCACTGCCTACCTAGATAGCATTTTGGGCATCACAGGCAAAAATTATTTGGCGAACCTTCAAATGTGCCTCTAAAATCCAATCATGCTGTCTAGGTGGGCAACACACTAGGCTATAAAATACAGACAATGAGACAAGAGTGTAGGCAATATAGAAAGTGTAATAGAGGGAAATGCTAAAAGACAGACACTTACACACTGCTGTCTGTCATGGACATGGAGTCGTCTGTCATGGCATCACTGGAGACCTCGCTGTCATTGGCACTAGTGGCGGGGGCGAAACTATGACCGGATGTAACATGGTAGGGATTAGTGGGATCACCACGTCTGAAGGACCTGCAGGAACACCAAACATTCTGGTTTTTAGTGGGTGGCATGATGTGGTCAATATGAAACATCATTTGCAacctattttatttcattatgtgATGTTTCTGCAACTGAAACCAGACAttcaacaagaaagaaaaaaaattagtgCAGAACTTCATGCATCAGGAATTGATTCAGTGGTGAAAAGTGTAATCTGTATTGCATGTGGTTGAAGACTATTTACTGCATTTTAATGATTATAAAAACATCTTCGGTAtcatgtgcactgatgaatcatgcagtAAATAAACACAGGTTTTTATACATATAACGTGTACAGTATATCCTGAATTAAAgtgaacaggatttttttttcaattttgatttcatgtggacTGTACAGCTCAGGGCTAGCAAATTGAAGGTTGCTGATTTGATCCTTGAGAGGGTTTATTCATGAACTGTCACAGTTCATTTTAGCAGGTTACTCCAAGACCCTTTACTAAGTGTACTGATAGTTACATGGATAAAACTGTTAAATAAATGACTAAATAAGATGGCAAATGTTAACGAAGTCTCACCTCAATCAGCAGTCTGATTAAGAGATTCAACcaaagactacattaaatacaaatTGTAGGGGTAGTGGGGTACTCAAGCTCAGTTTgtctttctctcctcttccctTTCATGTCCCTCGCCCCACCTCCCCCCTGGGGTAGCCCGGTGTGGGCTGATCAGGGGGAAAGTTAAGTGAGCAGCACATCTGTGTGAATTGCCAATGCCACTTCCCCTCATTGAAGCATATCTGGGGCCTTTTGTTTGGGACCAGGCACCCCATTCCTCACTTTACCCCCCTCCCTCCCCCTTCCAAACTTTTCCTGTTTTATGTTGTTGCTCCTTCTCTTGTGCTCTTTCCTCTGTGCTGGCACCTCCTCCACATACCCACCAGGCCATCCCTCCCTCCaatttctctcgctctctccatACCCCTCTCCCCTGCTGTGACATTCCTTCTTTGCTGGAAGAGGAGGAGGGGGAGAACCTGAGCTGGGCTAGGAAAGAAAGAACATGAGAgagcagaaagaaagaagagaagaggGAGGGAAAGGAGGGCCTCCTCTTTATGAGTGCCTACTGCCAGCAGCGCTGTGAGGGGAGACCCAGCAGGACTATAGCCTACGGCCCCAACTCAAACCTGACCTTTGGAAGCTCTCGCTCAGTGTCAGGTATTTAACACAGCTGGGTTCACATTCTTCACTCTCTCACCCCCTCATTCATGCTTTCTTTCATGAGGAGCCTCGCCCCCCTCTGTCCTTCTTTTCCGCTCACTCAAAAAGTATGCTTATTCTCCATCCGTCAGGGTTTTTTTCATAGATAAAAGTGCGAGGAGAGGGAGGCAAAATCAGAGAGAATGGTGGTAAATAAGAAACGGAGGAGATGAAGGCCACAGTCTCTGTGACTCACAGAGGAACTGCTGCTGtgtcttgttttgtgaataactcGATTCAGAAATGCAGAAATGGAAAGAAATAAGTTCTGCATGCTTCAGATCAACAAAAagtgcccagagagagagaggaaaacagACTGCTCAAGGAGAATTCTTCAAATGAAATCAGTGaacatcaaaaacaaaactttttga is a window from the Myxocyprinus asiaticus isolate MX2 ecotype Aquarium Trade chromosome 13, UBuf_Myxa_2, whole genome shotgun sequence genome containing:
- the LOC127450323 gene encoding axin-2-like, with amino-acid sequence MNRTLTDPMVSSFREDDPRPPVPGEEGETTYHHPSKLAMMRPKDLVKSVTASFRGSVTRRDDDGLGEPEGSASPDSPLVRWTKSLHFLLGDQDGAQLFRAYLEREKCEDTLDFWFACNGFRQMDLKDTKTHRVAKAIYKRYIENNSVVAKQLKPATKTFIRDNIKRQQVDSAMFDQAQTEIQTAMEENAYQMFLTSDIYLEYIRTGCENPSQVNPSGLGALKLVCGYLPTLNEEEEWSCNDFKSKSLATVMGLSAKALRSPPSLRAVEVLEKGYRSFRRGDPTNPYHVTSGHSFAPATSANDSEVSSDAMTDDSMSMTDSSVDGIPPYKLGSKKNLQREMQRNMRMNGQVCLPPFPRTRRPPKEMTPVEPAAFAAQLIARLERLKREQETMSSLEERLQQIQEEEERDESEMSGSSASHSLPLLPPGSCDEDPQAILDEHLSRVLKTPGCQSPGMVQHSPRSHSPEQRPLPRGSPGVRSQSGSSNGYGPARTISRQSTKHIHHHYIHHHAGLKSKEQIEAEATQRVQCLCNGAPECCSAPYIRSRSLGRDQCGSPSEVALGHSSSLSKRLCKSGGEVNMEGSESSLLQLPNDSTDRSQNVWQWILESGRQTKHKPHSTQNAKKLHGLESARTPTWGGGGSSGHLRAHQPAHPFVQDPAMPPLPPPNTLAQLEEACRRLEEVSKPPKQRHSTSNLQRDKTHPVPVQNGSPALQTDESKDPKKLSGCHSSLGSETVVTYFFCGEEIPYRRMMKTHTLTLGHFKEQLRKKGNYRYYFKKASDEFECGAVFEEVWDDCTVLPMYEGKILGKVERMD